In Rhododendron vialii isolate Sample 1 chromosome 9a, ASM3025357v1, the following are encoded in one genomic region:
- the LOC131299878 gene encoding uncharacterized protein LOC131299878, with product MAGSPRHKSTSEPVSLEDAASWYCVIFLVGLILLGTIKGNSLTHDAGPPIVRSGNQLLDRPPCDEIYVVGEGETVQTISDKCGDPFIVENNPHIHDPDDVFPGLVIKITQS from the coding sequence atggctgGATCTCCCAGACACAAGTCCACCAGTGAACCAGTGTCTTTAGAGGATGCAGCCTCATGGTACTGTGTTATCTTTCTAGTAGGCCTCATTTTGTTGGGGACGATTAAAGGAAATTCTCTCACTCATGATGCTGGTCCGCCAATTGTTAGATCAGGAAACCAGCTCTTGGACCGACCTCCCTGTGATGAAATATATGTTGTAGGAGAAGGCGAAACCGTCCAAACGATCAGCGACAAGTGCGGCGACCCGTTCATCGTCGAAAACAATCCGCATATCCACGATCCGGATGATGTTTTCCCCGGACTTGTCATCAAGATCACTCAATCGTAG
- the LOC131299411 gene encoding L-idonate 5-dehydrogenase-like: MSHAGEEGKDGGEEENKAAWLLGVKTLRIQPYNLPPLGPHGVKVRMKAVGICGSDVHHFKHMRCGNFIVKKPMVIGHECAGIVEEIGSEVKSLQVGDRVALEPGISCRQCQLCKDGRYNLCRQMKFFGSPPNNGALANLVVHPENLCFKLPDNVSLEEGAMCEPLSVGVHACRRAKVSPLTRVLIVGAGPIGLVTMLAARAFGAPKIVIVDIDDHRLSFAEGLGADETIQVSADIQDVCEEVVKIQNAMGANVDLSFDCVGFSKTMSVALNATRAGGKLCLVGMGQSEMTIPLTPAAAREVDIVGIFRYTNTWPLCIEFMESGKIDVKPLITHRFEFRQEQVEEAFETSARGGNAIKVMFSL; encoded by the exons atgtcacATGCTGGTGAGGAAGGCAAGgatggaggagaagaagagaacaaggcaGCTTGGCTTCTTGGTGTCAAGACCCTTAGAATTCAACCTTACAATCTCCCTCCTCTTG GTCCCCATGGTGTTAAAGTGAGGATGAAAGCTGTTGGCATATGTGGAAGTGATGTTCATCACTTCAAG CACATGAGATGTGGAAATTTCATCGTTAAGAAGCCTATGGTAATCGGGCACGAGTGTGCTGGTATCGTAGAGGAAATCGGGAGTGAAGTGAAATCTCTGCAAGTAGGCGATCGTGTGGCGTTGGAGCCCGGTATTAGTTGCAGACAATGTCAACTTTGCAAGGATGGTCGCTATAATTTGTGCCGCCAAATGAAGTTTTTCGGCTCTCCCCCCAATAATGGTGCTCTAGCCAATCTG GTGGTGCATCCTGAAAATCTATGTTTTAAGCTCCCCGACAATGTGAGTTTGGAAGAAGGGGCAATGTGTGAACCCTTGAGTGTAGGAGTGCATGCTTGTCGTCGTGCTAAAGTCAGCCCACTGACAAGAGTTTTGATCGTGGGAGCAGGGCCTATAGGCCTTGTAACAATGCTTGCAGCTCGAGCTTTTGGAGCTCCAAAGATTGTCATCGTCGACATTGATGATCACCGTTTATCATTTGCCGAAGGTCTTGGTGCTGATGAGACCATTCAAGTTTCAGCAGATATTCAG GATGTGTGTGAGGAGGTGGTAAAGATACAGAATGCTATGGGGGCCAATGTTGATCTGAGCTTCGATTGTGTTGGCTTTAGCAAAACCATGTCCGTAGCTTTGAATGCCACTCGAGCTGGAGGAAAACTTTGCCTCGTGGGAATGGGCCAGAGCGAGATGACAATCCCTCTTACACCAGCTGCTGCAAG GGAGGTCGACATAGTTGGCATATTCAGGTATACAAATACGTGGCCGCTCTGCATCGAGTTTATGGAATCTGGGAAGATTGATGTGAAGCCCCTAATAACACACCGGTTCGAGTTTAGACAAGAGCAGGTTGAGGAAGCATTCGAAACGAGTGCTCGCGGTGGCAATGCCATCAAGGTCATGTTCAGTTTGTAA
- the LOC131299410 gene encoding sorbitol dehydrogenase-like, with protein sequence MGKGGMSVGEEVKDGGEENLAAWLVGINTLKIQPFNLPPLGPHDVRVRMKAVGICGSDVHYLKTLQCAHFVVKEPMVMGHECAGVIEEVGNEVKSLVPGDRVALEPGISCWQCGYCKEGRYNLCPDMKFFATPPVHGSLANQVVHPADLCFKLPDNVSLEEGAMCEPLSVGVHACRRANVGPETNVLIMGAGPIGLVALLSARAFGVPRIVIVDVDDYRLSVAKELGADEIVKVSTVMQDVAEEVVKIHEAMGTGVDVTFDCAGFSKTMSTALSATGPGGKVCLVGMGHNEMTVPLTPAAAREVDVIGIFRYKNTWPLCIEFLRSGKIDVKPLITHRFGFSQKEVEEAFETSARGGTAIKVMFNL encoded by the exons aTGGGCAAGGGAGGGATGTCTGTTGGAGAGGAAGTGAAAGATGGTGGAGAGGAGAACTTGGCAGCTTGGCTTGTGGGTATCAATACCCTCAAAATCCAGCCTTTCAACCTCCCTCCTCTTG gTCCACATGATGTCAGAGTCAGGATGAAAGCTGTTGGTATCTGTGGAAGCGATGTTCACTACCTCAAG ACCTTACAATGTGCGCACTTTGTTGTCAAAGAACCAATGGTTATGGGGCACGAGTGTGCAGGGGTCATAGAAGAGGTTGGGAATGAGGTGAAATCACTGGTGCCTGGCGACCGGGTAGCCTTGGAGCCTGGCATCAGTTGCTGGCAATGTGGTTACTGCAAAGAAGGTCGATACAATCTGTGCCCTGACATGAAGTTTTTCGCAACTCCTCCTGTCCATGGTTCTCTTGCCAATCAG GTGGTGCATCCAGCAGACCTATGTTTTAAGCTGCCTGACAATGTGAGTTTGGAAGAAGGGGCAATGTGTGAGCCCCTCAGTGTTGGTGTCCATGCTTGTCGTCGTgccaatgttggtccagagaccAACGTATTAATCATGGGAGCAGGACCCATAGGTCTGGTTGCATTGCTCTCTGCACGTGCTTTTGGAGTTCCCAGAATTGTCATTGTGGATGTAGATGACTACCGCCTCTCAGTTGCCAAGGAACTTGGTGCAGATGAAATTGTCAAAGTTTCCACAGTTATGCAG GATGTGGCTGAAGAAGTAGTAAAGATTCATGAGGCTATGGGGACTGGAGTGGATGTAACATTTGACTGTGCTGGCTTTAGCAAAACCATGTCAACAGCTCTCAGTGCTACTGGTCCTGGTGGCAAAGTTTGCCTCGTGGGTATGGGTCATAATGAAATGACTGTCCCTCTCACTCCAGCTGCCGCACG GGAGGTCGATGTGATTGGAATCTTCCGCTACAAGAACACATGGCCTTTATGTATCGAATTTCTTAGGAGTGGTAAGATTGATGTGAAGCCCTTGATAACCCATAGGTTTGGGTTTTCTCAAAAGGAGGTTGAAGAAGCCTTTGAAACCAGTGCTCGAGGTGGTACTGCCATTAAGGTCATGTTTAATCTGTAA
- the LOC131299412 gene encoding uncharacterized protein LOC131299412, producing the protein MAHPLSLTSTCLLKFGLIPRTMIPPRIGGTRVSRSSIGLFRIRAVQDNDRPRRLVDIIRLVPEISRNYFRSPSRRALFGGISLLGGFYVAQTISLSFGALGVNDVIAAIVCVLLTEYVTRFYYSRPKVTFPVALLNNFKMGFTYGLFIDAFKLAS; encoded by the coding sequence ATGGCACATCCACTGAGTTTAACTTCCACTTGCCTCCTCAAATTTGGGTTGATTCCAAGAACCATGATTCCTCCGAGAATAGGTGGGACACGTGTTTCGAGATCCTCAATTGGGTTATTTCGTATCCGAGCTGTGCAAGATAATGATAGGCCCCGGCGTCTAGTTGACATTATTCGGTTAGTGCCGGAGATATCAAGGAATTACTTTAGAAGTCCTTCAAGGAGGGCGCTTTTTGGGGGAATCTCCTTGTTGGGTGGATTTTATGTGGCGCAGACAATCTCTCTGTCGTTTGGAGCTTTGGGAGTCAATGATGTAATTGCTGCAATCGTGTGCGTTCTCCTTACTGAGTATGTGACAAGGTTCTATTATAGCCGGCCGAAGGTGACGTTCCCTGTTGCTCTCCTGAATAATTTCAAGATGGGTTTCACTTATGGTCTCTTCATTGATGCTTTTAAACTTGCTAGTTAG
- the LOC131301555 gene encoding uncharacterized protein LOC131301555, whose amino-acid sequence MGCQLHSSNPQLLSRLPIKRPTQLPSFSSVQPKLRIQTAILSSSTTSTMTQREVPETDASSVKFKTLGGCKLGISRYPDFEYNADGGKGTGRKIGDDDSNGEFSIGFDVKRLYIPPLMSTTTRFLGLPLPPFLKIDIVPELFEGIINRKSGKVDLQFKAKFWFSIGSIYKAPPLMVETVLTSEESKGTLRSGRGERLNEEGKCRLVGVATVEPIDDFLMDSFLGLPTECLAILNATISFSSS is encoded by the exons ATGGGATGTCAGCTGCACTCCTCAAATCCCCAGCTACTTAGCAGATTACCCATAAAGAGACCAACACAATTACCCTCATTTTCTTCAGTTCAACCGAAGCTGAGAATCCAAACAGCAATCTTATCTTCCTCCACCACAAGTACAATGACCCAAAGGGAAGTACCAGAAACTGATGCGTCCAGTGTTAAATTCAAGACACTGGGTGGCTGCAAGCTTGGAATATCAAGGTATCCAGACTTCGAATACAATGCTGATGGGGGTAAAGGGACTGGGCGCAAAATAGGCGATGACGACTCAAATGGTGAATTTTCTATTGGTTTTGATGTCAAAAGACTCTACATTCCTCCGTTGATGAGTACAACAACTAGGTTCTTGGGATTGCCATTACCGCCGTTCCTGAAAATTGACATTGTTCCTGAGCTTTTTGAAGGGATCATCAACCGAAAATCTGGCAAG GTCGATCTTCAATTCAAGGCAAAGTTCTGGTTTTCCATCGGGAGTATCTATAAAGCCCCACCCCTTATGGTGGAGACAGTGTTGACATCAGAGGAGTCAAAGGGGACATTGAGAAGTGGGAGAGGGGAGAGGTTGAATGAAGAAGGGAAGTGCAGGTTGGTGGGAGTGGCAACCGTCGAACCCATTGATGATTTCCTTATGGACTCCTTCCTTGGCCTTCCTACGGAATGTCTTGCCATCCTGAATGCCACAATCTCCTTCTCTAGTTCTTAA
- the LOC131300630 gene encoding ethylene-responsive transcription factor ERF027-like produces the protein MQMADLSANNNAHQIDQQTPAPSTSHSDPSNPPPPLSLFPPPDPQPSFPISCENPSPTHLLHPPVTSPSKGGGASGEHPTPNLAVAVENPSPQLQLPVATVSEQDSTPSFFDNSSVLSNLPAAARLNPGPNLTVTCENPSPKHRQPALAPVTSPTKGKHPSFRGIRCRSGKWVSEIREPRKANRIWLGTHPSPEMAAAAYDVAALALKGPDAVLNFPESVLSYPVPASPSPSDVRAAAAAAARAVRHRRAGRVEKSEQSEEVKNEEMGCDDTSSSGQEFIDEEAIFGLPNMLVDMAEGMLLSPPRIKVPPSVDSGENSDVEGDLWS, from the coding sequence ATGCAAATGGCTGATCTTTCAGCTAATAACAACGCCCACCAAATTGACCAACAAACGCCCGCTCCTTCGACATCACATTCTGACCCTTCAAACCCCCctccacccctctctctcttccccccacCTGACCCACAACCCAGTTTCCCAATTTCTTGCGAAAACCCATCTCCTACCCACCTCCTTCACCCGCCCGTTACCTCGCCGTCGAAAGGCGGCGGAGCGTCGGGGGAGCACCCGACTCCGAATTTGGCAGTTGCTGTTGAAAACCCATCTCCACAACTCCAACTGCCCGTAGCCACTGTTAGTGAGCAAGACTCGACTCCcagtttttttgataattcgaGTGTCCTGTCCAACTTACCCGCGGCTGCTCGGCTGAACCCGGGTCCCAATTTGACGGTAACTTGCGAAAACCCATCTCCCAAGCACCGTCAACCAGCCTTGGCTCCCGTTACCTCGCCGACGAAAGGGAAGCACCCGAGTTTTCGAGGGATACGGTGCCGTAGCGGGAAATGGGTGTCCGAGATACGCGAGCCACGCAAGGCGAACCGGATATGGCTGGGGACCCACCCGAGTCCTGAAATGGCGGCCGCTGCGTATGACGTGGCGGCGCTGGCACTTAAAGGCCCCGACGCCGTTTTGAACTTCCCCGAGTCGGTCCTGTCGTATCCCGTCCCGGCCTCTCCGTCCCCGTCTGATGTGCGCGCCGCGGCCGCTGCTGCGGCGCGAGCGGTGCGACATCGGAGGGCGGGAAGGGTGGAGAAGTCGGAACAGAGTGAAGAGGTGAAGAATGAGGAGATGGGTTGTGACGATACGTCGTCGTCTGGGCAGGAGTTTATAGACGAGGAGGCGATTTTCGGTCTGCCGAATATGCTGGTGGATATGGCGGAGGGAATGCTGTTAAGTCCGCCGAGGATCAAGGTGCCGCCGTCTGTTGACTCCGGGGAAAATTCAGATGTAGAAGGTGATCTATGGAGTTGA